Proteins from a single region of Macrotis lagotis isolate mMagLag1 chromosome 2, bilby.v1.9.chrom.fasta, whole genome shotgun sequence:
- the AURKB gene encoding aurora kinase B, which translates to MSEKENAHLGTFSTSLPQSSLNTLPLRILRKEIATPFSTLLMNRSRAVPDPSNTQPAALPGRIGVDISNVKLNLPVHHFKIDDFEIGRPLGKGKFGNVYLAREKNSQFIVALKVLFKSQMEKEGVEHQLRREIEIQSHLRHPNILRLYNYFHDRRRVYLILEYAPRGELYKELQKSHTFDQQRTATIMEELADALIYCHRKKVIHRDIKPENLLMGLRGELKIADFGWSVHAPSLRRKTMCGTLDYLPPEMIEGRTHDEKVDLWCIGVLCYELLVGNPPFESSSHSETYRRITKVDLKFPSSIPSGAQDLISKLLRHNPSERLPLTQVLEHPWVQAHSRRVLPPCSPRPAH; encoded by the exons ATGTCAGAGAAGGAGAATGCCCATCTAGGAACTTTCAGCACATCCTTG CCTCAGTCCAGCCTGAATACTTTGCCCCTGAGGATACTCCGGAAAGAGATAGCCACTCCATTTTCAACTCTGCTCATGAATCGTTCCAGAGCTGTTCCAGATCCTTCAAACACCCAGCCAGCAG CTCTACCTGGCAGAATAGGAGTGGATATCAGCAATGTGAAATTGAATCTCCCAGT GCATCATTTCAAAATTGATGACTTTGAAATTGGGCGGCCACTGGGTAAGGGCAAGTTTGGGAATGTGTACCTGGCTCGAGAAAAGAACAGTCAGTTTATTGTGGCACTGAAGGTTCTCTTCAAGTCTCAGATGGAGAAGGAGGGTGTAGAACACCAGCTTCGAAGAGAGATTGAGATCCAGTCTCATCTACG GCACCCCAATATCCTTCGCCTCTACAATTACTTCCATGACCGTCGTCGGGTTTACCTGATTCTGGAATATGCACCTCGGGGTGAACTCTACAAGGAGCTGCAGAAGAGCCATACATTTGACCAGCAACGCACAGCCACG ATCATGGAGGAACTGGCAGATGCCTTGATCTATTGCCATAGGAAGAAGGTGATTCACAGAGACATTAAACCTGAGAATCTACTCATGGGACTTCGAGGAGAGCTTAAGATTGCTGACTTTGGCTGGTCTGTCCATGCCCCCTCCCTTAG GAGGAAGACAATGTGTGGCACCCTAGACTATCTTCCTCCTGAGATGATTGAAGGACGTACACATGATGAAAAGGTGGATCTTTGGTGCATTGGAGTGCTGTGCTATGAGCTACTAGTGGGAAATCCTCCCTTTGAAAGTTCTTCTCACAGTGAGACCTATAGACGGATCACCAAG GTGGACCTGAAATTCCCTTCATCTATACCTTCTGGAGCCCAGGACCTGATCTCTAAATTGCTCAGGCATAACCCCTCAGAACGACTTCCCCTCACTCAGGTCTTGGAGCACCCCTGGGTGCAGGCTCATTCCCGAAGAGTGCTTCCTCCTTGTTCCCCCCGTCCTGCCCACtga